The following are encoded in a window of Pirellulaceae bacterium genomic DNA:
- a CDS encoding ATP-binding protein has translation MSKQSEQERLAMENTLESLRRELMQTKASHEKVRRLLDRRECDFLHLVHDLRSPSCGIQGLCTLLQQTTLSDLQREQIGIIESTAGEMTALVDRTLELARLEVEEIELQAVPLDLEALMLETLKISAHRAAPKKLQLFHSRTENISRFIQADPVRLKQVLDNLVNNAIKFTDQGYVSISAQMTSSNSEPRLQISVEDSGRGMTEEMQAVIFDRFQTTGSNPEEGTGLGLSICAEIVRQMKGEIHVQSVLGQGTCFQLILPVRQIDEDQSEHRRKSLIGCRLLLVSDYPLSRTTYRRVLTAAGATVTICDSSTLERMIAARAESLSYHALVVDAVNVAAVAEKFDDADNWRSCRRVLLVDGLQARELDSCFASSIVVSKPADYDRLIEAICEGHGATSSFISETAKPMRILLVEDSEVSQMFADGLLSMQGHDVKIVSDGRSAVEAVKATEFDLVLMDIELPEMDGYDAAREIRRWEQPSTSRLPIVAMTAHRDSRRHSDPSTSDMDAWLTKPVDAEQLSELVIRLQTIAPATHRSKLSDQGDSSSAHLEVHPPRDATPGPSRRPAPRPLRRR, from the coding sequence GTGAGCAAACAATCGGAACAAGAACGTTTGGCTATGGAAAATACGTTGGAATCGTTGCGACGGGAATTGATGCAAACCAAAGCGTCTCATGAAAAAGTCCGTCGATTGTTGGATCGACGAGAATGCGACTTTCTGCATCTTGTTCATGATCTTCGCAGTCCGAGCTGCGGCATTCAGGGGCTCTGTACCCTTTTACAGCAAACGACGTTGTCGGATTTGCAGCGGGAACAGATAGGGATTATCGAATCGACCGCGGGAGAAATGACGGCGTTGGTCGATCGGACCCTCGAGCTCGCTCGTCTCGAGGTTGAAGAAATCGAGTTGCAAGCTGTGCCTCTTGATTTGGAAGCCTTAATGCTGGAGACGCTTAAAATTTCGGCTCATCGAGCAGCACCAAAAAAATTGCAGTTGTTTCACTCGCGGACTGAAAATATATCTCGTTTCATTCAAGCCGATCCCGTGCGGCTCAAACAGGTGCTAGACAACCTGGTCAACAATGCAATCAAGTTCACGGATCAAGGATATGTTTCCATTTCTGCACAGATGACGTCGAGCAATTCCGAGCCCCGCTTGCAGATCTCTGTTGAGGATTCTGGGAGGGGGATGACCGAGGAGATGCAAGCGGTCATCTTCGATCGCTTTCAAACGACCGGGTCGAATCCAGAGGAGGGCACGGGTTTGGGGTTGTCGATCTGCGCCGAAATCGTGAGGCAGATGAAGGGTGAGATTCACGTCCAAAGTGTGCTAGGTCAAGGGACTTGTTTCCAGCTGATTCTACCAGTTCGCCAGATTGATGAGGACCAATCGGAGCATCGTCGCAAGTCATTGATCGGTTGCCGATTATTGCTCGTAAGTGATTATCCATTGAGTCGTACAACTTATCGACGAGTGCTCACAGCAGCCGGAGCCACGGTGACGATCTGCGATTCGAGCACGCTCGAGCGAATGATCGCTGCGAGAGCCGAGAGTCTGTCATACCATGCCTTGGTGGTTGATGCCGTGAACGTGGCGGCCGTCGCCGAAAAGTTTGATGATGCTGACAATTGGCGGTCTTGTCGTCGCGTGCTGTTGGTCGATGGCTTGCAGGCTCGAGAACTTGATAGTTGCTTTGCCTCATCCATCGTGGTTAGTAAGCCAGCAGACTACGATCGACTCATTGAAGCGATTTGCGAGGGGCACGGGGCGACTTCTTCGTTTATCTCGGAAACCGCCAAACCAATGCGAATTCTGCTTGTTGAAGATAGCGAGGTTAGCCAGATGTTTGCGGACGGCCTCCTTTCGATGCAAGGACACGACGTTAAGATTGTCAGCGATGGACGGAGTGCTGTGGAAGCCGTGAAAGCGACGGAGTTTGATTTGGTCTTGATGGATATCGAATTGCCCGAAATGGATGGTTATGACGCGGCACGCGAAATTCGTAGATGGGAGCAACCGTCCACTTCACGGTTGCCGATCGTCGCGATGACCGCTCATCGGGATTCACGCCGACACTCGGATCCATCGACGTCTGATATGGATGCGTGGTTGACGAAACCTGTCGACGCGGAGCAACTATCAGAACTCGTGATCCGGTTGCAAACCATCGCCCCTGCAACGCATCGGTCAAAGTTGTCAGACCAGGGGGACAGCTCATCGGCCCATTTAGAGGTTCATCCGCCACGGGACGCAACACCAGGTCCAAGTCGTCGCCCGGCCCCTCGTCCATTGCGACGGCGATGA
- a CDS encoding sigma 54-interacting transcriptional regulator, protein MTAKPGLFEVADGGTLFIDEIGELAGSLQAKLLRVLEDGSLRRLGSIKERRVHVRLIAATNREMAVEVNAHRFREDLFYRINVLTIDLPPLRERAGNVRLLVESFVGPDWTIEPELINLLEQYSWPGNVRQLHNAIERGKILAQDDWIRVENLPPEIIRGIQNQRPAPAGVKCNLETVNKAHIAETYRRHHGNKARTARALGIGRRTLYRLLEKYAIEN, encoded by the coding sequence GTGACCGCCAAGCCTGGTCTGTTTGAAGTCGCGGATGGAGGAACACTCTTCATCGATGAGATCGGTGAATTGGCCGGCTCATTACAAGCCAAGTTGTTGCGGGTTTTGGAAGACGGATCACTCAGGCGACTGGGATCCATTAAGGAACGTCGGGTTCATGTACGACTGATCGCTGCAACCAATCGAGAGATGGCGGTTGAGGTCAATGCTCATCGATTTCGAGAGGACCTGTTCTATCGGATAAACGTTCTCACGATCGACCTGCCTCCCTTACGGGAACGTGCCGGTAATGTGCGACTGCTGGTCGAAAGTTTCGTCGGTCCCGATTGGACCATTGAGCCTGAATTGATCAACCTCTTGGAGCAATACAGTTGGCCCGGAAATGTTCGGCAGTTGCACAATGCGATTGAACGCGGCAAAATTCTGGCACAGGATGATTGGATCCGAGTTGAAAATTTGCCGCCCGAAATTATTCGCGGTATCCAAAATCAACGGCCGGCGCCGGCCGGCGTGAAGTGCAATCTGGAAACGGTCAATAAAGCGCACATCGCAGAAACTTACCGTCGCCATCATGGCAATAAGGCGCGCACCGCACGTGCTCTTGGGATCGGGCGACGAACGCTCTATCGATTGCTCGAAAAGTATGCAATCGAAAACTAG